In a single window of the Tachyglossus aculeatus isolate mTacAcu1 chromosome 14, mTacAcu1.pri, whole genome shotgun sequence genome:
- the SBF1 gene encoding myotubularin-related protein 5 isoform X3, whose amino-acid sequence MARLADYFVLVGYGPDPDPRGSGQGQGQILQRFPEKDWADNPFPQGIELFCQPSGWQLCPERSPPTFSIAVLTDINSERHYCACLTFWEPVEAAQAHAQSEAEEGQRSARGSAPGPPASPPQLFAPKTLVLVSRLDHSEVFRNSLGLIYTVHVEGLSTSLENLVGNLLTCFVPIAGGAQPDCVEEGARTISLGVGDRQVIQTPLSDSLPVSCCSVALLFRQLGITNVLTLFCACLTEHKILFLSRSYQRLTDACRGLLALLFPLKYSFTYVPILPAQLLEVLSTPTPFVIGVNSIFQAETQELLDVIIADLDGGTVTVPECVHVPPLPEPLHGQTHRALCMVLDPELELADLAFPPPSSSPQSLKMQDKELRAVFLRLFAQLLQGYRWCLHLVRIHPEPVLRFHKAAFLGQRGLVEDEFLPKVLEGMAFAGFISERGDPFRPIDLFDELVAQEVQPIGVEEKQPQRVLRNVKELAEALYKNENPYPAVAMHKVQKPAEGGHLQRAPRPFPRLDESTVQWIIDQASAKLQGAPPAVRAAKKTLVPSGPPIAAIVERNGGLQVNNARRLEVVRNCITFTFEGKMLEAKKLLPAVLRALKGRAARRCLTRELHLHVQQNRSVLDHQQFDYVVRMINSCLQDCAATDEHGIAAALLPLVTAFCRKLSPGVTQFAYSCVQEHTVWTTPQFWEAMFYGDVQTHIRALYLDPGGNSPVARAAPDSEGPAGRVTLLEEEEEEEEDRGGPPEEEEEEEEEKSALEVAAEQRRLWPTLTREKQQELVQKEESTVYSQAIHYANRMSYLLLPLDASKGRLARGTPLADADSVSNSLVTNSMAGSVAESYDTESGFEDAEGSDAAGAVVRFINRFVDKVCTESGVTSEHLKSLHSMVPDIVQMHIETLDAVHRESKRLPPIQKPKLLRPTLLPGEECVLEGLRVYLMPDGREEGAGGNVGGPALLPAEGAIFLTTYRVIFTGLPTDPLVGEQGVVRSFPVAALTKEKKISVQVDQCQLDGLRLRSCTFQLLKIAFDEEVGSDSAETFRKHLQKLRFPTHVHNTFAFSAGQPAPTLQPRSKEKSPSLRTLSRNLMKNAKKTMGRQHESRRKYHPPSLGTLLSQPAHGADDPDDPISVSEEAEPGTLTPGGAGLKPSDRLTLSHLVDRACCRDYQRLGLGTLSSSLSRAKHEQPFRISTVNRMYAVCRSYPGVLIVPQSVQDNALQKVSRCYRQGRFPVLCWRSGRSRAVLLRSGGLHAKGVVSLFKAQNAPSPGQSPVDSSSQEQESYLQAVVSCLTHRGHEASGRNTLSGFSSAHMAGHDPSERRPRPAGLSSLMKQVMGGKEDGGGGASRGGKWGSIRVSGRSAGPGVDVGSRLAAKELLSPQPNGGPPEPGFLHPPRAALYIIGDKSQLKGVKPDPLHQWELVPIEVFEVRHVKASFKKLLKACVPGCPPGSAPNEGNPTYLRSLEESEWLGQIHKLLQLSVLVVELLDSGSSVLVSLEDGWDITTQVVSLVQLLSDPYYRTLDGFRVLVEKEWLSFGHRFGQRGTHTVADQSSGFAPVFLQFLDCVHQVHLQFPMEFEFSQYYLKFLGYHHMSRRFRTFLLDSDCERIELGLLYEEKGERRGQQQPPLPPPPPPSSSQQPLQPCRSVWDCVERLGRKAPIFFNYMYAPEDGQVLRPYSNVSNLKVWDYYTEETLAEGPPYDWEQGPGPPEPPAEDERPDGVALQTSKRRVVWPCYDSRPRAQPDALTHLLQELQRLEMELGRGPERWKDTWDRVKAARQSEARPEGRSPPSWMLPSSLSHHRRSLGIYLQEGMAAVGVGGAGGSCLNLSLDGDDAGAASALGGGKAGARRSASTLYNQFQMVESENRSYEGILYKKGAFMKAWKQRWFVLDKTKHQLRYYDQRTDVDCKGFIDLSEVEAVTPSAPTMGAPKNVDEKAFFDLKTTRRVYNFCAQDGVQAQQWVDRIQSCLSEV is encoded by the exons ATGGCCCGCCTGGCCGACTACTTCGTCCTGGTGGGCTACGGGCCCGACCCCGACCCCAGGG GGAGCGGCCAAGGCCAAGGCCAGATCCTGCAGCGCTTCCCGGAGAAAGATTGGGCCGACAACCCCTTCCCCCAGGGCATCGAGTTG TTCTGCCAGCCCAGCGGGTGGCAGCTGTGCCCCGAGCGGAGCCCACCCACCTTCTCCATCGCCGTCCTCACGGACATCAACTCAGAGCGCCACTACTGCGCCTGCCTCACCTTCTGGGAGCCCGTGGAGGCGGCTCAG GCTCACGCTCAGAGTGAGGccgaggaggggcagagatcgGCGCGGGGGTCCGCCCCTGGGCCCCCGGCCTCCCCGCCACAGCTGTTCGCGCCCAAGACGCTGGTGCTGGTGTCCCGGCTGGACCACTCGGAGGTGTTCAGG AACAGCCTGGGCCTCATCTACACGGTCCACGTGGAGGGTCTGAGCACGTCCCTGGAGAACCTCGTgggcaacctcctcacctgcttcgTCCCCATTGCGGGGGGCGCACAG CCGGACTGTGTAGAGGAAGGAGCG aggACCATCTCGTTAGGCGTCGGTGACCGCCAGGTGATCCAGACGCCTCTGAGCGACTCGCTGCCCGTCAGCTGCTGCAGCGTCGCCCTGCTCTTCCGCCAGCTGG GCATCACCAACGTGCTGACCCTGTTCTGCGCCTGTCTCACGGAACACAAGATCCTCTTCCTGTCCCGCAGCTACCAGCGCCTCACGGACGCCTGCCGTGGGCTGCTCGCCCTGCTCTTCCCGCTCAAGTACAG CTTCACCTACGTGCCCATCCTGCCGGCCCAGCTGCTGGAGGTGCTGAGCACTCCGACCCCCTTCGTCATCGGCGTCAACTCCATCTTCCAGGCTGAGACTCAGGAGCTG CTGGACGTGATCATCGCGGACCTGGATGGGGGGACGGTGACCGTTCCCGAGTGTGTGCACGTCCCCCCGCTCCCCGAGCCACTGCATGGCCAGACCCACCGGGCCCTGTGCATG GTCCTGGACCCTGAGCTGGAGCTCGCTGACCTGGCCTTCCCCCCGCCCTCCAGTTCCCCCCAATCCCTCAAGATGCAG gacAAGGAGCTGCGGGCGGTGTTCCTGCGCCTGTTTGCCCAGCTGCTGCAGGGCTACCGCTGGTGTCTGCACCTCGTCCGCATCCACCCGGAGCCCGTGCTGCGTTTCCAcaag GCAGCATTCCTggggcagcgaggcctagtggaagatGAGTTCTTGCCCAAGGTGCTGGAGGGAATGGCGTTTGCCGGCTTTATCTCCGAACGTGGGGACCCATTCCGCCCCATCGACCTGTTCGATGAG cTGGTGGCCCAGGAGGTGCAGCCCATCGGGGTCGAGGAGAAGCAGCCCCAGCGCGTCCTGCGGAATGTGAAGGAGCTGGCAGAGGCTCTGTACAAGAAT gagaATCCTTACCCAGCGGTGGCCATGCACAAAGTGCAGAAGCCGGCCGAGGGCGGCCACCTGCAGCGGGCACCGCGGCCGTTCCCGCGGCTGGACGAGAGCACGGTGCAGTGGATCATCGACCAGGCCAGCGCCAAGCTGCAGGGCGCCCCGCCCGCGGTGCGGGCGGCCAAGAAGACCCTGGTGCCCTCTGGCCCGCCCATCG CGGCCATCGTGGAGCGGAATGGCGGGTTGCAGGTCAACAACGCGCGGAGGCTCGAGGTCGTGCGCAACTGCATCACCTTTACTTTCGAGGGCAAGATGCTGGAGGCCAAGAAg CTGCTCCCGGCTGTGCTGCGGGCGCTGAAGGGCCGGGCCGCCCGGCGCTGCCTGACCCGCGAGCTGCACCTGCACGTGCAGCAGAACCGCTCCGTGCTGGACCACCAGCAGTTCGACTACGTCGTGCGCATGATCAACTCCTGCCTGCAG GACTGCGCGGCCACGGACGAACACGGCATCGCGGCCGCCCTGCTGCCCCTGGTCACGGCCTTCTGCCGG AAGCTGAGCCCCGGCGTGACGCAGTTCGCGTACAGCTGCGTGCAGGAACACACGGTCTGGACCACCCCCCAGTTCTGGGAGGCCATGTTCTACGGCGACGTGCAGACCCACATCCGTGCCCTCTACCTGGATCCCGGCGGCAACAGCCCCGTGGCGCGG GCGGCGCCGGACAGCgaggggccggccggccgggtgaCGCtgctggaagaggaagaggaggaggaggaggaccgcgGGGGGCcaccggaggaggaggaagaggaggaggaggagaagtcggCGCTGGAGGTGGCGGCGGAGCAGCGGCGGCTGTGGCCCACGCTGAcccgggagaagcagcaggagctGGTGCAGAAGGAGGAGAGCACCGTGTACAGTCAGGCCATCCACTACGCCAACCGCATGAGCTACCTGCTCCTGCCCCTCGATGCCAGCAAGGGCCGCCTGGCGCGCGGGACCCCGCTGGCCGACGCCGACAGCGTCAGCAACAGCCTCGTCACCAACAG CATGGCGGGCAGCGTGGCCGAGAGCTACGACACGGAGAGCGGGTTCGAGGACGCGGAGGGCTCGGACGCGGCGGGCGCCGTGGTGAGGTTCATCAACCGCTTCGTGGACAAGGTCTGCACCGAGAGCGGCGTCACCAGCGAGCATCTCAAGAGCCTGCACAGCATGGTGCCAG ACATCGTCCAGATGCACATCGAGACGCTGGACGCCGTGCACAGAGAGAGCAAACGCCTCCCTCCCATCCAGAAG CCCAAACTGCTGCGCCCGACCCTGCTGCCCGGCGAGGAGTGCGTACTCGAGGGCCTGCGGGTCTACCTGATGCCCGACGGAcgggaggaaggggcggggggcaacGTCGGCGGGCCAGCCCTGCTGCCTGCGGAGGGTGCCATCTTCCTCACCACCTACCGGGTCATCTTCACCGGACTGCCCACCGACCCCCTGG tgggggagcagggggtggtccGCTCCTTCCCCGTGGCTGCGCTGACCAAGGAGAAGAAAATCAGCGTCCAGGTGGACCAGTGCCAGCTGGACGGGCTGCGGCTGCGCTCCTGCACTTTCCAG ctGCTGAAGATCGCTTTCGACGAGGAGGTGGGCTCCGACAGCGCCGAGACCTTCCGCAAGCACCTTCAAAAGCTGCGCTTCCCCACCCACGTCCACAACACCTTCGCCTTCAGCGCCGGCCAGCCCGCCCCCACCCTGCAGCCCCGCTCCAAAGAGAAGAGCCCCTCCCTCAG gaCGCTGTCGCGGAACCTGATGAAGAACGCCAAGAAGACCATGGGCCGCCAGCACGAGAGCCGCCGCAAATACCACCCGCCCAGCCTGGGGACCCTGCTGTCCCAGCCGGCTCACGGCGCCGATGACCCGGACGACCCCATCTCAG TGTCGGAGGAGGCGGAGCCCGGCACGCTGACCCCCGGCGGTGCGGGCCTGAAGCCGTCCGACCGCCTGACCCTGAGCCACCTGGTGGACCGGGCCTGCTGCCGTGACTACCAGCGCCTGGGGCTGGGCACGCTCAGCAGCAGCCTGAGTCGCGCCAAGCACGAGCAGCCCTTCCGCATCTCCACCGTCAACCGCATGTACGCCGTCTGCCGCAG CTACCCCGGGGTGCTGATCGTGCCGCAGAGCGTACAGGACAACGCGCTGCAGAAGGTGTCCCGCTGCTACCGGCAGGGCCGCTTCCCGGTGCTGTGCTGGCGGAGCGGGCGCTCGCGGGCCGTGCTCCTGCGCTCCGGGGGGCTGCACGCCAAGGGCGTCGTCAGCCTCTTCAAGGCCCAGAACGCCCCCTCCCCAG GGCAGTCGCCGGTGGACTCCAGCAGCCAGGAGCAGGAGAGCTACCTGCAGGCCGTGGTCAGCTGCCTGACCCACCGCGGCCACGAGGCCTCCGGCCGCAACACGCTCAGCGGCTTCTCCTCCGCCCACATGGCCGGCCACG ATCCCTCGGAGCGGAGACCCCGGCCGGCCGGGCTGAGCTCCCTGATGAAGCAGGTGATGGGCGGGAAGGAGGACGGTGGCGGCGGCGCGAGCCGTGGAG GGAAGTGGGGCAGCATCCGTGTCAGCGGGCGCAGCGCCGGCCCCGGCGTGGACGTGGGCTCGCGGCTGGCGGCGAAGGAGCTCCTGAGCCCCCAGCCCAACGGGGGGCCCCCCGAACCGGGCTTCCTCCACCCTCCCCGGGCTGCCCTCTATATCATCGGGGACAAGTCTCAGCTCAAG GGCGTGAAGCCGGACCCCCTGCATCAGTGGGAGCTGGTCCCCATCGAGGTGTTCGAGGTGCGGCACGTCAAAGCCAGCTTCAAGAAACTGCTCAAAGCCTGCGTGCCCGGCTGCCCGCCCGGCTCCGCGCCCAACGAGGGCAACCCCACCTACCTGCGCTCGCTGGAGGAGTCGGAGTGGCTCGGCCAG ATCCACAAGCTTCTGCAGTTGTCTGTGCTGGTGGTGGAACTGCTGGACTCGGGCTCTTCGGTCCTGGTCAGCCTGGAGGACGGATGGGACATCACCACCCAG GTGGTGTCCCTGGTGCAGCTGCTGTCGGACCCGTACTACCGCACGCTGGACGGCTTCCGCGTGCTGGTGGAGAAGGAGTGGCTGTCCTTCGGCCACCGCTTCGGCCAGCGCGGCACCCACACCGTGGCCGACCAGAGCAGCGGCTTCGCCCCCGTCTTCCTGCAGTTCCTGGACTGCGTGCACCAG GTCCACCTGCAGTTCCCCATGGAGTTTGAGTTCAGCCAGTACTACCTCAAGTTCCTCGGCTACCACCACATGAGCCGTCGCTTCCGCACCTTCCTGCTCGACTCGGACTGCGAGCGCATCGAGCTGG GGCTGCTGTACGAAGAGAAGGGGGAGCGCAGGGGCCAGCAGCAGCCTCCgctgccgccaccgccgccgccgtcgtcgtcCCAGCAGCCGCTGCAGCCGTGCCGCTCCGTGTGGGACTGCGTCGAGCGGCTGGGCCGGAAGGCGCCCATCTTCTTCAACTACATGTACGCGCCCGAGGATGGCCAG GTACTCCGCCCCTACAGCAACGTGTCGAACCTCAAGGTGTGGGACTACTACACGGAGGAGACCCTGGCCGAGGGCCCCCCGTACGACTGGGAGCAGGGCCCGggcccccccgagccccccgccgAGGACGAGCGGCCGGACGGGGTGGCCCTGCAGACCAGCAAGCGGCGGGTGGTCTGGCCCTGCTACGACAGCCGGCCCCGCGCCCAGCCTGACGCCCTGACCCACCTGCTGCAG GAGCTGCAGCGGCTGGAGATGGAGCTGGGCCGCGGGCCGGAGCGCTGGAAGGACACCTGGGACAGGGTCAAGGCTGCCCGGCAGAGCGAGGCCCGGCCCGAGGGGCGG AGCCCCCCCAGCTGGATGCTGCCGTCCAGCCTGTCCCACCACCGCCGCTCGCTGGGCATCTACCTGCAGGAGGGGATGGCGGCGGTGGGGGTGGGCGGCGCCGGGGGCTCCTGCCTGAACCTCAGCCTGGACGGCGATGACGCCGGCGCCGCCTCGGCCCTGGGCGGCGGCAAGGCGGGCGCCCGCCGCAGCGCCAGCACCTTGTACAACCAGTTCCAGATGGTCGAGAGCGAGAACAG GTCGTACGAGGGGATTCTGTACAAGAAGGGGGCTTTCATGAAGGCCTGGAAACAGCGCTGGTTCGTCctggacaaaaccaaacaccag CTGCGTTACTACGACCAGCGGACCGACGTGGACTGCAAGGGCTTCATCGACCTGAGCGAGGTGGAGGCCGTGACCCCCAGCGCCCCCACCATGGGGGCCCCCAAGAACGTGGACGAGAAGGCCTTCTTCGAC CTGAAGACCACCCGGCGCGTTTACAACTTCTGTGCCCAGGACGGGGTGCAGGCTCAGCAGTGGGTGGACCGGATCCAGAGCTGCCTGTCCGAAGTCTGA